One Candidatus Cardinium hertigii DNA window includes the following coding sequences:
- a CDS encoding MFS transporter, with the protein MFIDGLGISIVLPLFSEMFLDLHKSILSPSTSIQTRNILYAASLIGFSLGMFIGSPILGELSDKYGRKRILLLSLIGTFVGYCLSGGGVVLKSPFMFLLGRIIDGLTAGSIPIAQAAMNDMSREDKKVGNMGLTLFAVTAGYIIGPLVAKFLSQSNKWANFGLETPFFVTALLSLCSILFLCLFKDQKPQNVDKKINLLTSLASFNVLEKIGDAKIILIALFFYQLGWTLFFQYLPYFLSAADYSKEIAKILSLIGGGMAISFCLLTKTFQKIFTPILGSIISVCIISLSIFMQVLRSESITSIYILSFIASLGYGLGYSFLLVYLSQNVDNTMQGLSMGLAASMSALSSAITALLGSFLVNISGLFTYIVSGFFFVICLMTLFIRMLILTKKCIYSGK; encoded by the coding sequence TTGTTTATAGATGGGCTTGGCATTTCCATTGTTTTACCTCTATTCTCTGAAATGTTTTTAGACTTACATAAAAGTATTTTATCTCCTTCTACTTCTATTCAAACTAGAAACATATTATACGCGGCTAGTTTAATTGGTTTTTCTTTAGGCATGTTTATAGGTTCTCCTATTTTAGGTGAATTGTCTGATAAATATGGACGAAAACGGATATTGTTATTATCTCTTATAGGTACATTTGTAGGATATTGTTTATCTGGAGGTGGCGTAGTGCTGAAATCTCCCTTTATGTTCCTGCTAGGGAGAATAATAGATGGGCTTACTGCAGGCAGTATACCAATAGCTCAAGCCGCCATGAATGATATGAGTAGAGAAGATAAAAAAGTAGGCAATATGGGGCTAACTCTTTTTGCTGTAACAGCTGGATATATTATTGGTCCGTTAGTTGCTAAATTTCTCTCCCAAAGTAATAAATGGGCAAATTTTGGGCTTGAAACTCCTTTTTTTGTAACAGCTCTTTTGTCCTTATGTAGCATACTATTCTTGTGTCTATTCAAAGATCAAAAACCTCAAAATGTAGATAAGAAAATTAATTTATTAACTTCCCTTGCTTCTTTTAATGTGCTAGAAAAAATTGGTGATGCTAAAATTATATTAATTGCGCTCTTCTTTTATCAATTAGGTTGGACGCTCTTCTTTCAATATTTACCCTATTTTTTATCTGCTGCAGATTACTCAAAAGAAATTGCAAAAATCTTATCCTTGATAGGAGGGGGGATGGCTATCTCTTTTTGTTTATTAACGAAAACATTTCAAAAAATATTTACGCCCATCCTAGGCTCAATTATAAGTGTGTGTATCATTAGTTTGAGCATATTTATGCAAGTCTTACGTTCTGAGTCCATTACGAGTATTTATATTTTATCTTTTATAGCATCTTTAGGATACGGCTTAGGTTATTCATTTTTATTGGTATACTTGTCACAAAATGTGGACAACACAATGCAAGGTTTAAGTATGGGGCTAGCTGCTTCAATGAGTGCGTTGTCTTCTGCCATAACTGCGTTGCTTGGCTCTTTCCTAGTAAATATTTCCGGTTTATTTACCTATATCGTATCCGGATTTTTCTTTGTAATATGTTTGATGACTTTATTCATTAGAATGTTAATTCTAACAAAAAAATGTATTTACAGTGGAAAATAG